A genome region from Clostridium pasteurianum includes the following:
- a CDS encoding LysR family transcriptional regulator, with protein MDTKKLQTFITVAKLLNFREAAEELNYSQSSVSDHISSLEQEFGVKLFDRLGKKVFLNEHGQKLLIAAKKMVQDEKQVYELFNKNKEITGSIRIGAAETISVFWLPPLLKKYKIMYPKAKVILKMADCLKLPKMLENDVIDIAFSLHDEIDEEYITQFDVFKNPTVFIAAPDHPLASLKSIAIEALQNQSFIASEPDCCYRIELETFLKKSNIKIDTIMELSSLEAIKQCVKSGLGISLLPKITVKREVNNGELVILPVQTFHIDIYARMIYHSQKWLSPAMTALKDMVLNNTFSEI; from the coding sequence GTGGATACAAAAAAGCTTCAAACTTTTATTACTGTTGCCAAGCTATTAAATTTTAGAGAAGCCGCTGAAGAGCTTAACTACTCTCAGTCATCAGTTTCTGACCATATAAGCAGTTTAGAACAAGAATTTGGTGTGAAACTTTTTGATCGTCTTGGAAAAAAAGTATTTTTAAATGAGCATGGACAAAAACTTCTTATTGCAGCTAAAAAAATGGTTCAGGATGAAAAGCAAGTTTATGAATTGTTTAACAAAAACAAAGAAATTACAGGTTCTATTAGAATTGGAGCTGCTGAAACAATTTCTGTATTTTGGCTGCCACCTCTTCTTAAAAAATATAAAATTATGTATCCTAAGGCTAAAGTTATTCTGAAAATGGCAGACTGCCTTAAACTTCCTAAAATGCTTGAAAATGATGTGATTGATATTGCTTTTAGTCTTCATGATGAAATAGACGAGGAATATATAACTCAATTTGATGTATTTAAAAACCCTACAGTTTTTATTGCTGCACCCGATCATCCACTAGCTTCCTTAAAAAGCATAGCAATTGAGGCTCTTCAGAATCAGTCATTTATTGCTTCAGAACCAGATTGCTGTTATCGTATAGAGCTTGAAACTTTCCTAAAAAAATCAAACATAAAAATAGACACTATTATGGAACTTAGCAGCTTAGAGGCTATAAAGCAGTGTGTAAAAAGTGGGCTTGGAATTTCTTTACTTCCAAAAATTACTGTTAAACGCGAAGTTAATAACGGTGAGCTTGTAATATTACCTGTACAAACTTTCCATATCGATATATATGCAAGAATGATATATCACAGTCAAAAATGGCTTTCACCAGCAATGACTGCTTTAAAAGATATGGTGTTAAATAATACTTTTAGTGAAATTTAA